One part of the Thermodesulfovibrio sp. 3462-1 genome encodes these proteins:
- the purF gene encoding amidophosphoribosyltransferase, with product MNKSNLFYEIHEECGVFGIFGHPEAANLTYLGLYALQHRGQEGAGICSSDGTKLYLEKSLGLVAEIFNEKVLKNLPGHISIGHNRYSTTGSSTIENVQPLMATYSLGSIAIAHNGNLVDIDKLKSKLEKDGAIFQTTSDSEIILHLIARAKDGEVHERIANAVRQVRGAFSLLLMNEKELIAIRDPYGIRPLSLGQLRDAYVIASETCAFDLIGATYIRDIEPGEMLIISEEGVKSLKIFNSAPKAHCVFEFIYFARPDSYIFDHICVNTVRKELGRQLARENPVEADIVIPVPDSGVPAALGYAEQSGIPFEFGLIRNHYVGRTFIEPKQSIRHFGVKIKLNPVREVLQGKRVVVIDDSIVRGTTSKKIVKMIKELGGAKEVHMRISSPPTVGPCFYGIDTPTRQELIASSHKIEEIRKYITADSLGYLSLEGLKKIIPNSEFYCMACFNCKYPIEFESKKLSQIELFS from the coding sequence ATGAACAAAAGCAACCTTTTTTATGAAATCCATGAAGAATGTGGAGTTTTTGGTATCTTCGGTCATCCTGAAGCTGCCAATCTTACCTATTTGGGTCTTTATGCTCTTCAGCATCGGGGACAGGAAGGTGCTGGAATTTGCTCATCCGATGGAACAAAGCTTTATCTTGAAAAATCTCTCGGACTTGTTGCTGAAATATTTAATGAAAAAGTTTTAAAAAATCTTCCAGGACATATTTCAATAGGACATAATAGATATTCAACAACAGGTTCAAGCACAATAGAAAATGTTCAACCATTGATGGCAACCTACTCTCTCGGAAGCATTGCAATTGCTCATAATGGAAATCTTGTGGATATAGATAAATTAAAAAGCAAACTTGAAAAGGATGGTGCAATATTTCAAACCACCTCGGATAGTGAGATAATTTTGCATCTTATTGCGAGAGCAAAGGATGGCGAAGTGCACGAAAGAATTGCAAATGCTGTAAGACAGGTAAGAGGCGCTTTTTCATTGCTTCTGATGAACGAAAAAGAACTAATTGCTATCAGAGATCCCTATGGAATTAGACCCCTGTCATTGGGACAGCTTAGAGATGCCTATGTAATAGCTTCAGAGACATGTGCCTTTGATTTAATTGGTGCCACATATATAAGAGACATTGAACCTGGAGAAATGCTGATAATAAGTGAAGAAGGAGTGAAATCCTTAAAAATATTTAATTCTGCTCCAAAAGCTCACTGTGTATTTGAATTTATTTACTTTGCAAGACCTGACAGCTATATATTTGACCATATCTGCGTAAACACAGTAAGAAAAGAGCTTGGCAGACAACTTGCGAGAGAAAACCCTGTTGAGGCTGATATAGTTATTCCGGTCCCAGACTCTGGAGTTCCTGCCGCGCTGGGATATGCTGAGCAAAGTGGAATTCCCTTTGAATTTGGCTTAATCAGAAATCACTATGTGGGAAGAACATTTATAGAGCCAAAACAGAGCATCCGACATTTTGGTGTTAAAATTAAGCTCAATCCTGTAAGAGAAGTTTTGCAGGGTAAAAGAGTTGTTGTAATTGATGACTCAATTGTAAGAGGCACAACTTCAAAAAAGATTGTAAAAATGATAAAAGAACTTGGTGGAGCAAAGGAAGTTCATATGAGAATAAGCTCACCTCCTACTGTAGGACCCTGTTTTTATGGAATTGATACACCAACAAGGCAGGAACTAATTGCTTCATCCCATAAAATTGAAGAGATAAGAAAATACATTACTGCAGACTCCCTTGGTTATCTGAGCCTTGAAGGATTAAAAAAAATTATTCCCAATTCAGAGTTTTACTGTATGGCATGTTTTAATTGCAAATATCCTATTGAGTTTGAATCTAAGAAATTAAGCCAGATTGAGCTTTTTTCATGA